The Ranitomeya variabilis isolate aRanVar5 chromosome 7, aRanVar5.hap1, whole genome shotgun sequence genome includes a window with the following:
- the ALDOA gene encoding fructose-bisphosphate aldolase A, with the protein MPTEYPAFTAEQKKELHDIAQRIVATGKGILAADESTGSIAKRLNSIGAENTEENRRFYRQLLFTADERVNPCIGGVILFHETLYHKTDDGTPFTKVIKDKGAIVGIKVDKGVVPLAGTNGETTTQGLDGLSERCAQYKKDGADFAKWRCVLKISDHTPSHLSIIENANVLARYASICQQNGIVPIVEPEVLPDGDHDLKRCQYVTEKVLAAVYKALSDHHIYLEGTLLKPNMVTPGHACTKKYSPEEVAMATVTALRRTVPPAVSGITFLSGGQSEEEATVHLNAINKCPLHKPWPLTFSYGRALQASALKAWGGKKENVKNAQEEYTKRALANSLACQGKYVSTGQAGAAAGESLFVSNHAY; encoded by the exons ATGCCTACCGAATACCCCGCCTTTACTGCGGAGCAGAAGAAGGAGCTCCATGACATCGCCCAGCGCATTGTGGCTACCGGCAAGGGGATCCTGGCGGCCGACGAGTCCACCG GAAGCATCGCCAAGCGCCTGAACTCCATCGGAGCAGAGAACACGGAGGAGAATCGCCGCTTCTACCGCCAGCTGCTGTTCACCGCCGACGAGCGAGTCAACCCCTGCATCGGCGGCGTCATCCTGTTCCACGAGACGCTGTACCACAAGACTGACGACGGCACGCCATTCACCAAGGTCATCAAGGACAAGGGGGCGATCGTAGGCATTAAG GTGGACAAAGGTGTTGTCCCTCTTGCCGGAACCAACGGAGAGACCACGACACAAG GTCTGGACGGCCTTTCTGAGCGCTGCGCCCAGTACAAGAAGGACGGTGCCGACTTCGCCAAGTGGCGCTGCGTGCTGAAGATCTCCGACCACACACCCTCCCATCTCTCAATCATAGAGAATGCCAACGTCCTGGCCCGCTACGCCAGCATTTGCCAGCAG AACGGCATTGTCCCCATTGTGGAGCCTGAGGTCCTCCCCGACGGTGACCACGATCTGAAGAGGTGCCAGTACGTTACTGAGAAG GTCCTGGCTGCCGTATACAAAGCCCTCAGCGACCACCACATCTATCTGGAGGGAACTCTGCTGAAGCCCAACATGGTGACCCCCGGACATGCCTGCACCAAGAAGTACAGCCCCGAGGAGGTCGCCATGGCAACAGTTACCGCCCTGAGGCGCACCGTGCCTCCCGCCGTCTCTG GTATCACTTTCCTGTCTGGAGGTCAGAGCGAGGAGGAAGCCACAGTTCACCTGAACGCCATCAACAAGTGCCCCCTGCACAAGCCCTGGCCCCTGACCTTCTCCTATGGCCGTGCCCTGCAGGCCTCTGCCCTCAAAGCCTGGGGTGGCAAGAAGGAGAACGTCAAGAACGCCCAAGAGGAGTACACCAAGCGCGCGCTG GCCAACAGCCTGGCTTGCCAAGGCAAGTACGTGTCCACCGGCCAGGCAGGAGCCGCAGCCGGAGAGTCTCTGTTCGTGTCCAACCATGCCTATTAG